DNA from Scheffersomyces stipitis CBS 6054 chromosome 1, whole genome shotgun sequence:
TCTGGTTAATAGACATGGCTGAGATTATTAAGCCAAAGATCATGTTCAACGAGATAGCGGTCTTGTTCATACTACAGCCGTTTCCAGCAAAGAACCAGTACATGAGCACAGTTAAGATTATGCTCGAAATATACATAGTCAAAGTACCTCCCACtaacaacttcttccagaaagaGGAATCTCCTTCACCAGTCAATTCCTCTAACTCGATCTTTTCCAAGCATTTCTCAGCCCAGGCATGTGCAAAGTCTACAAGCAAGATAAGTCCGATTCCTAAGAAAATGGTGGAAAATATGATGGCGATGTTGTTACCgtagaaaacaaagaaatgaTCGGGGATaagcaagaagttgatgacaATAAACGTCAACCAGCTGAATATCTTGATTCTCCAGCACCCGTTCTGGATTACTGCACGAGGGTTGGCTGTAGACTTGACATCTATCAACAACACAGCCAAGACTAAATGTAAGACCCCCAAAGCAAAGTTGACTCTGTGGACAGATGAAAAGCTAATACACTGAGAGCCATCTTGGCCACACTTGCTATTGATAAAGCCGAAGGTGGCTTTCTCGATTTTGTGAACAATAAACGGCGATAGCGCTATCCACGATATCAATGAGTTCACTAAAAGCAACATGGCATATGTTATTCTGGTCATAATAGACGATTGGAATGTGCCTCCTATCGTGGAACAAAGTGCAGAACAGGCAGCAG
Protein-coding regions in this window:
- a CDS encoding predicted protein, translated to MGALVSLPMMGASSLASCFGAAACSALCSTIGGTFQSSIMTRITYAMLLLVNSLISWIALSPFIVHKIEKATFGFINSKCGQDGSQCISFSSVHRVNFALGVLHLVLAVLLIDVKSTANPRAVIQNGCWRIKIFSWLTFIVINFLLIPDHFFVFYGNNIAIIFSTIFLGIGLILLVDFAHAWAEKCLEKIELEELTGEGDSSFWKKLLVGGTLTMYISSIILTVLMYWFFAGNGCSMNKTAISLNMIFGLIISAMSINQTIQEYNPHAGLAQSSMVVFYCTYLVMSAVASEPDDKFCNPLVRSRGTRTASVILGAFFTFIAVAYTTTRAAANSAFSSEPTADPYINAQPAVRNEMRYQAIKQAVDEGSLPESALNQMDLYDEDMEGNSNDEERQKVKYNYSLFHIIFFLATQYVATLLTINVKQDEVGDFVPVGRTYFASWVKIISSWVCFVLYGWSLAAPVVWPDRFGVQL